One part of the Panthera leo isolate Ple1 chromosome D4, P.leo_Ple1_pat1.1, whole genome shotgun sequence genome encodes these proteins:
- the TMEM215 gene encoding transmembrane protein 215 has protein sequence MRPDDINPRTGLVVALVSVFLVFGFMFTVSGMKGETLGNIPLLAIGPAICLPGIAAIALARKTEGCTKWPENELLWARKLPCFRKPRDKEVVELLRTPSDLESGKGSSDELTKKAGLRGKPPRQGQTEVPVASSITTPTPTEEGECQSLVHSGHQEETSRYLDGYCPSGSSLAYSALDAKCSAWDRSECPEPEDSIFFVPQDSIIVCSYKQNSPYDRYCCYINQSQGRWDHETIV, from the coding sequence ATGCGGCCTGATGACATTAACCCGAGGACTGGGCTAGTGGTAGCCCTGGTCAGTGTCTTTCTGGTCTTTGGCTTCATGTTCACCGTCTCTGGGATGAAAGGAGAGACTCTGGGAAACATACCCCTCCTGGCCATCGGGCCAGCCATCTGCCTGCCAGGCATTGCGGCCATTGCCCTGGCCAGGAAAACTGAGGGATGTACTAAGTGGCCGGAAAATGAGCTGCTGTGGGCCCGCAAGTTGCCCTGCTTCCGGAAACCCAGGGACAAGGAGGTGGTGGAACTGCTGAGGACCCCTTCAGACCTGGAGTCAGGCAAGGGAAGCTCAGATGAGCTGACTAAGAAGGCGGGCCTCAGAGGAAAGCCTCCCCGCCAGGGGCAGACCGAGGTGCCTGTGGCCAGTTCCATCACCACCCCCACACCCACGGAAGAAGGAGAATGCCAGAGCCTGGTCCACAGTGGGCATCAGGAGGAGACATCCAGATACCTGGACGGCTACTGTCCCTCAGGCAGTTCCTTAGCCTACAGTGCCTTGGATGCCAAATGCTCAGCCTGGGACAGATCTGAGTGCCCTGAGCCTGAGGACAGCATCTTCTTTGTGCCCCAGGACAGTATCATCGTTTGCTCCTACAAGCAGAACAGTCCCTATGACAGATACTGTTGTTACATCAATCAGAGTCAAGGCAGGTGGGACCACGAGACAATAGTCTGA